In Pseudomonas sp. P5_109, the genomic window CCCATGCCGGCCCACACGGCGTACGCCACGCCCACCGGGACGCTGCGCACCACCAGGGTCAGCATCCAGAAGGCGATCCCGTAACCGACGATGACCAGCACCAGTGGCAGCGGGGTGCTGAAGCCCTTGACCGCTTTCATCGAAACAGTGGCAATCACTTCGGCGCAGATGGCAATGGCCAGGTAGTAGTAAGCGGTCATGGGTCAATCCTCGTGTGAAGTGTTGCTCTCTGAGGTCGGCATTCTAGAGATTCGCCAGATGCGGTAAAGTCATTACCTATCTGTTTGGAAGATGGGTTGAGCCATGAGCATGCAATGGAATCTTGAGCAGCTGCGGTTGTTTGTCAGCGTAGCCGAGCAGCGCTCGTTTTCTGCCGTGGCGCGGGATCAGCGCAAGGCGCAGTCGGCGGTCAGCAGTTCGATCGCGTTGCTGGAAGAAGACCTGGGCGTCAGCTTGTTCGACCGCAGCAGCGGCCGCCAGCCGAAACTCACCGAAGCCGGCACGGCTTTGCTGGACGAAGCGCGGGAAGTGTTGCGCCAGTGCGAACGACTCAACGGCCGGGCACTGGCAATGATGCGCGGCCAGGAGGCGCGACTGCGTGTGGCGCAGGATGAGGCGATGCCTTATCAGCCGATCATCGAAAGCTTCGAGGCCCTGGCGGAAAAATTTCCCAGCCTTGAAGTGCAACTGACCAGCGCCGCCCAGGGCGATGTCGCGCGCAAGCTGGTGGAACGGCGCGCCGATCTGGGGCTGCTGTTCTTTCACGATCAGATTCCCGAGGCACTCGAGCGGCGGGTGCTGGGCAGTGTAGAAATGGTCACGGTGTGTGGCAAGGATCATCCGTTGGCGGGCAAAGGCTCGGTGGACGGCCAGCAACTGGCGCTGCATCGGCAGTTGCTGATGTCCACGGAGTCGAGCATTTATCCCGGCAGTGACCCCGCCAGCCCGCAAGTCTGGCGCGCTGACAGTTTCTATGTGATGGCCGAATGGCTGGTGCGCGGCCTCGGCTGGGCCTGGTTGCCGCGCCATGTGGTGCAGTACCCGACGTATCAGAATCAGATGGTCGAACTGGTCAGCGAATGGACCCCGCCAGCCCTGGTGGTGGAGCTGGTATGGCGCCGGGACGAACCGCTCGGCCCGGCCGCGCGCTGGCTCGCCGAACGTTTTGCCGTGCACTTGCAGACGATTGGCGAAAAAAGCCGATAAACTCCGCCGCCATGAATAGAACTCTCTACACCGCGCTGTTTTATCTGGGGCTGCCATTGGTAGCGATTCGGCTGTGGCTGCGCGCGCGCAAGGCGCCGGCGTATGCCAGGCGCATCGGCGAGCGATTCTCCTACGGGATGCCGGCGCTGAAACCGGGCGGCATCTGGGTGCACGCCGTCTCGGTGGGCGAAAGCATTGCTGCCGCACCGATGATCCGCGCCTTGCTGGCGCGTTATCCGGATTTGCCGATCACGGTGACCTGCATGACGCCGACCGGGTCGGAACGCATCCTCGCGCTGTTCGCCAATGAGCCGCGCATCCAGCACTGTTATCTGCCGTACGACCTGCCTTGCGCTGCCCGGCGCTTCCTCGATCGGGTCCAGCCGAAACTGGCGGTGATCATGGAAACCGAACTGTGGCCCAACCATATCCATCAATGTGCCAAGCGTGGCATTCCCGTGGCGCTGGCCAATGCGCGACTGTCCGAGCGGTCGGCCAGGGGCTACGGCCGGTTCCCCAAGCTGACCCGGCCGATGCTGGCCGAGATGAGCCTGTTCGCGGTGCAGACCGAAGCCGAAGCCCAGCGTTTCCGGAATCTCGGCGCACGGGCTGAAGCCGTCGAAGTGACCGGTTCGATCAAGTTCGACCTGACCATCGACCCGCAACTGCTTGAGCGCGCCAGCCAATTGCGCGGGCAATGGCAAGCGCTGGAGCGACCGGTGTGGATCGCGGCCAGCACCCATGACGGCGAAGACGAGGTGGTGCTGGCGGCTCATCGTCAGCTGTTGGCCAGTCACCCCGATGCCTTGCTGATTCTGGTACCGCGTCATCCGGAGCGCTTCAATTCGGTGTACGGGTTGTGCCAGCAACAAGGGTTTGCCACGGTCCGCCGTTCGAGCGGTGATGCGGTCAGTGCCAATACGTCGGTGCTGCTGGGCGACACCATGGGCGAGTTGCTGTTTCTCTACGCCCTGGCGGACAGTGCCTTCGTCGGCGGCAGTCTGGTGCCCAATGGCGGGCATAACCTGCTGGAGCCGGCCGCCCTCGCTAAACCGGTGTTGAGCGGGCCGCATCTGTTCAACTTCCTCGAAATCGCCGCGCAGTTGCGCAGTGCCGGGGCGTTGCAGGAAGTAGAGGATGCCGAAGGGCTGGCGGTGGCGGTGCAGCGACTGTTCGAACTGCCCCGTGATGCGCAGCGCATGGCAGAGGCCGGGTTGAAAGTGATGCGCGCCAATCAGGGTGCATTGCAGCGCTTGCTGGATGGGTTGGGGCGGTTGATCGAGCGTTAGACCGAGTTGTATTCATTCGCGAGCAAGTCGGATCGCCGCACCGCCGCTCCCACATTGGACTTTCTGTGAACACAGGTTTTGTGTACGACAGCAGCTCAATGTGGGAGCGGGCTTGCTCGCGAAGCTTTGGCTTTTACTGATCAGGGCGCGCTTTCAACTGCTCCTCTGCCGCCTTGGCCAGATCCGGTGGCAGGAAATCCTTGTCCGGGTTGTAGTTCGGATTGAGCCAGCGTGCCAGGTTTTGCAGATCCCCGGGGTTCAATGTGCCGGCCTGTTGCTTCAAGCGCAGGTTGTCGAGGATGTAGTCGTAGCGGGTGTTGTTGTAGTCGCGCACCGAGGAGTAGAGCTGACGCTGCGCATCCAGCACGTCGACGATGTTTCGCGTACCCACCTGATAGCCGATTTCAGTCGCTTCCACCGCGCTCTGGTTGGAAATGATCGATTGCTTGCGCGCCTGTACCTGCTCGACATCGGTGTTCACCGCGCGGTGCAGGTCGCGGGTGTTTTCCACGATGCTGCGGCGCAGGGATTCGCGTTGCTGCTCGGTCTGGTCCAGTTGTGCATACGACTGGCGCACTTGGGAGTTGATCAGGCCGCCGCTGTAGATCGGGATGTTCAGTTGCAGGCCCACGGTCGTTTGCTCGACGTTGCCGCCGTACGCCTGGGGCAAGTTGTTCGGGTTGCTGAAGCCCAGTGCGTCGTTGTCGCCCTTCTCGTACTTGGCGATCGCATCAACCGTTGGCAAGTGCCCGGACTTGCGTTGCTTGAGGGTTTGCTCGGCGGCGCTGACGGCATAATTGCTGGCCAACAGGTTGAGGTTCTGCCGGCCCGCCGTTTCGACCCAGGCCTTGGCGTCGTTCGGTACTGGCGGCAGGATCGGCAGGTTATGGCTGATGCCCCAGATCGAGTTGTACTGGCGGTTGGTCAGGGTGATCAATGCTTCAAAGGCGTCGTCCACCTGGCGCTGCGCAACGATGCGGTTGGCGCGTGCGGTGTCGTAGCTGGCTTGTGAGTTCAACACGTCGGTCTTGTCCGAGAGGCCGACATCGAAACGCTCGTTGGATTGATCGAGTTGGCGTTTGAACGCCGCTTCTTCGGCCTTGGTCGAGGCCAGGTTGTCCTGGCTGCGCAGCACGTTGAAATAGCTGTCAGCGGTTTGCAGGATCAAATTCTGCTCGGTCGCCGAGAGCTGCAGGGCAGCCTGTTCGTTGACTTCCTTGGCGGCCTGGAACTGGAACCAGCGATCGGCGCGGAACAGCGGCTGCGCCAAAGTGGCCTGGTACGAATGAGCATCGCGGTTGGTCGTGCCCGAAGGTTGATCGAGCGACGTACGCACCTCGGCAACATCGGCGCCGCCCGAGAGGTTCGGCAGCAACCCGGCGCGGGCCTGGGGCACGACTTCCTTCTGCGCGCCGTATTGGGCGATGGCAGCCGCCAGATCGGAGTTGTTGTTTACGGCTTCCTGATAAACGCTGACGAGGTCCGTCTTGTTCGATAAGGGCGCATCTGCTGCCCAGGCCATTCCGTTGGACGCACAAGACACGGCAAGGGCCAGTGAAAGTTTGCGCAGCATAGACGATCCCTAGAATTGATATTACACAGGTAATTTGAGCGCCAAGGCTAAGGCCCTGCTTTGACAGCGTCAATGCGCGGCTCAGCGTAGCGAGTGTAGTTGTGCATTCGGGCGGCAACAATCCTGATACTGCCTGTAATAACGCCATTCATCATGGTATTTGCAGTGGGGTTGGCGTTCTTTGTCAGTTGTGTCTAGACTGGCCGGGTTCTTGTCGGGGTGCCTTGCTATGAGGCTGAGATCGAATAATTTCGGATCCCGTTGAACCTGATCAGGTTAGCGCCTGCGTAGGGAACAAGATTTCTCGTCACCCGGCGAGTCCTCTTGTGCTTCGTCCGGGATGTTGTTCGACAATCGAACACCCCTCGAGCACTGAGCACAGCACAGCTGGTTTTCCCAGCGCCCGTGCGTCCATTCGTTTACAGGTTCGCTCCGACAAAAATCCAATGCCTGGATGCTGTCTGGAGAGCCCGTGATGACTACAAAAGCAAAAATCGCCACCAACCTGAGTGACTCGGCCAAGGTCGATCAGCAATCGGTTCAGCCGTTTACCCGCTCGCAAAAAATCTATGTTCAGGGCACCCGCCCGGACATCCTCGTGCCGATGCGCGAAATCAGCCTGGACGTGACGCCGACCGACTTCGGTGGCGAGGTCAACGCGCCGGTGGTGGTGTACGACACCTCGGGCCCGTACACCGACCCCAATGTCATCATCGATGTGCGCAAAGGCCTGGCCGACGTGCGTTCGCCGTGGATCGAATCCCGTGGCGATACCGAGCGCCTGAGCGGCCTGAGCTCGAACTTCGGCCAGGAGCGCCTTGCCGATCCGGAACTGACCAAGCTGCGCTTCGCTCACGTCAACAACCCGCGCCGCGCCAAGCCGGGTGCCAACGTCAGCCAGATGCACTACGCGCGCCAAGGCATCATCACCGCCGAGATGGAATACGTTGCCATCCGCGAAAACATGAAGCTGGAAGTGGCCCGCGCCGCCGGCCTGCTGGACCAGCAACACGCCGGTCACAGCTTCGGCGCCAGCGTGCCGAAAATCATCACCCCTGAATTCGTCCGTGACGAAATCGCCCGTGGCCGCGCGATCATTCCGGCCAACATCAACCACACCGAACTGGAACCGATGATTATCGGCCGTAACTTCCTGGTGAAGATCAACGGCAACATCGGCAACAGCGCCCTGGGTTCGTCCATCGAAGAAGAAGTGGCGAAACTGACCTGGGGCATTCGCTGGGGTTCGGATACGGTCATGGACCTGTCCACCGGCAAACACATTCACGAAACCCGCGAGTGGATCATCCGCAACTCGCCGGTGCCGATCGGTACCGTGCCGATCTACCAGGCCCTGGAAAAAGTTGGCGGTGTGGCCGAAGACCTGACCTGGGAACTGTTCCGCGACACGCTGATCGAGCAGGCCGAGCAGGGCGTCGACTACTTCACCATCCACGCCGGCGTGCTGTTGCGCTATGTGCCGATGACCGCCAAGCGCGTGACCGGCATCGTCTCCCGTGGTGGTTCGATCATGGCCAAGTGGTGCCTGGCGCACCATAAAGAGAACTTCCTCTACACCCATTTCGAAGACATCTGCGAAATCATGAAGGCCTACGACGTCAGCTTCTCGCTGGGCGATGGCCTGCGTCCGGGCTCGATTGCCGACGCCAACGACGAAGCGCAGTTCGGCGAACTGGAAACCCTCGGCGAGTTGACCAAGATTGCCTGGAAGCACGACGTGCAGTGCATGATCGAAGGCCCGGGCCACGTGCCGATGCAGTTGATCAAAGAGAACATGGACAAGCAGCTCGAGTGCTGCGACGAGGCGCCGTTCTACACCCTCGGCCCGCTGACCACCGACATCGCGCCAGGCTATGACCACATCACCTCCGGTATCGGTGCGGCGATGATCGGCTGGTTCGGTTGCGCCATGCTCTGCTACGTGACGCCGAAGGAACACCTGGGCCTGCCGAACAAGGATGACGTGAAGACCGGGATCATCACCTACAAGATCGCCGCGCATGCCGCCGATCTGGCGAAGGGGCACCCGGGCGCGCAGATCCGCGACAATGCCTTGAGCAAGGCGCGCTTTGAGTTCCGTTGGGAAGACCAGTTCAACCTGGGTCTTGATCCGGACACCGCTCGTTCGTATCACGATGAGACGCTGCCGAAGGATTCGGCCAAGGTCGCGCACTTCTGCTCGATGTGCGGGCCGAAATTCTGCTCGATGAAGATCACCCAGGAAGTCCGCGAGTACGCGGCCAACCAACGGATCGAAGCGGTCGACGTGGACGTCGCCCAGGGCATGGCCGAACAGGCCGAGCGCTTCAAGCAGGAAGGCAGTCAGCTGTATCAGAAAGTTTGATCTGAGCTGAGGTCGGCGGTGCTTGCACCGCCCCTTTCGCGAGCAAGCCCGCTCCCACATTGGACCTGTATTCGCAGGCCAAATGTGGGAGCGGGCTTGCTCGCGAAGGCGTCAGACCAGACACCCATGATCTCAATGACAAAACATATTCCTCTGAGATAACACCCTTGAGCATTCAACCCAGCACTTACTCCCCCGACATCGCAGTGCCGACCGACAAACGTGTCTTCGGCGGCCGCGACCTGTTTTCCCTGTGGTTCTCCCTCGGCATCGGCCTGATGGTGTTGCAGACCGGTGCATTGCTCGCACCGGGCCTGGGCCTGTCCGGTTCGTTGCTGGCGATTTTTCTCGGCACCCTGGTCGGCGTTCTGCTGCTGGCCGCGGTCGGGGTAATCGGCAGTGACACCGGCCTGTCGTCGATGGCCGCGCTCAAGCTCAGCCTCGGTACCAAGGGCGCGAGCCTGCCGGCGGTGCTGAACCTGCTGCAATTGATCGGCTGGGGTTCGTTCGAAATCATCGTCATGCGCGATGCCGCGAGCCTGTTGGGCGCCAAAGCCTTCAGTGAAGGCAGCCTGATCTCCAACCCGGTGCTGTGGACGCTGTTCTTCGGCGCATTGGCGACCTTGCTCGCGGTCAGCGGCCCGCTGACTTTCGTCCGGCAGATCCTGCGCAAATGGGGCATCTGGCTGCTGCTGGCCGCGTGCATCTGGCTGACCTGGAACCTGTTCGCCAAGGCTGACCTGGCCGCGTTGTGGGCCCAGGCCGGTGACGGTT contains:
- a CDS encoding DMT family transporter, producing the protein MTAYYYLAIAICAEVIATVSMKAVKGFSTPLPLVLVIVGYGIAFWMLTLVVRSVPVGVAYAVWAGMGIVMVSVAALFIYGQKLDVPAMLGMALIVLGVVVIQLFSKTAGH
- a CDS encoding LysR family transcriptional regulator codes for the protein MSMQWNLEQLRLFVSVAEQRSFSAVARDQRKAQSAVSSSIALLEEDLGVSLFDRSSGRQPKLTEAGTALLDEAREVLRQCERLNGRALAMMRGQEARLRVAQDEAMPYQPIIESFEALAEKFPSLEVQLTSAAQGDVARKLVERRADLGLLFFHDQIPEALERRVLGSVEMVTVCGKDHPLAGKGSVDGQQLALHRQLLMSTESSIYPGSDPASPQVWRADSFYVMAEWLVRGLGWAWLPRHVVQYPTYQNQMVELVSEWTPPALVVELVWRRDEPLGPAARWLAERFAVHLQTIGEKSR
- the waaA gene encoding lipid IV(A) 3-deoxy-D-manno-octulosonic acid transferase codes for the protein MNRTLYTALFYLGLPLVAIRLWLRARKAPAYARRIGERFSYGMPALKPGGIWVHAVSVGESIAAAPMIRALLARYPDLPITVTCMTPTGSERILALFANEPRIQHCYLPYDLPCAARRFLDRVQPKLAVIMETELWPNHIHQCAKRGIPVALANARLSERSARGYGRFPKLTRPMLAEMSLFAVQTEAEAQRFRNLGARAEAVEVTGSIKFDLTIDPQLLERASQLRGQWQALERPVWIAASTHDGEDEVVLAAHRQLLASHPDALLILVPRHPERFNSVYGLCQQQGFATVRRSSGDAVSANTSVLLGDTMGELLFLYALADSAFVGGSLVPNGGHNLLEPAALAKPVLSGPHLFNFLEIAAQLRSAGALQEVEDAEGLAVAVQRLFELPRDAQRMAEAGLKVMRANQGALQRLLDGLGRLIER
- a CDS encoding TolC family outer membrane protein, yielding MLRKLSLALAVSCASNGMAWAADAPLSNKTDLVSVYQEAVNNNSDLAAAIAQYGAQKEVVPQARAGLLPNLSGGADVAEVRTSLDQPSGTTNRDAHSYQATLAQPLFRADRWFQFQAAKEVNEQAALQLSATEQNLILQTADSYFNVLRSQDNLASTKAEEAAFKRQLDQSNERFDVGLSDKTDVLNSQASYDTARANRIVAQRQVDDAFEALITLTNRQYNSIWGISHNLPILPPVPNDAKAWVETAGRQNLNLLASNYAVSAAEQTLKQRKSGHLPTVDAIAKYEKGDNDALGFSNPNNLPQAYGGNVEQTTVGLQLNIPIYSGGLINSQVRQSYAQLDQTEQQRESLRRSIVENTRDLHRAVNTDVEQVQARKQSIISNQSAVEATEIGYQVGTRNIVDVLDAQRQLYSSVRDYNNTRYDYILDNLRLKQQAGTLNPGDLQNLARWLNPNYNPDKDFLPPDLAKAAEEQLKARPDQ
- the thiC gene encoding phosphomethylpyrimidine synthase ThiC, with amino-acid sequence MTTKAKIATNLSDSAKVDQQSVQPFTRSQKIYVQGTRPDILVPMREISLDVTPTDFGGEVNAPVVVYDTSGPYTDPNVIIDVRKGLADVRSPWIESRGDTERLSGLSSNFGQERLADPELTKLRFAHVNNPRRAKPGANVSQMHYARQGIITAEMEYVAIRENMKLEVARAAGLLDQQHAGHSFGASVPKIITPEFVRDEIARGRAIIPANINHTELEPMIIGRNFLVKINGNIGNSALGSSIEEEVAKLTWGIRWGSDTVMDLSTGKHIHETREWIIRNSPVPIGTVPIYQALEKVGGVAEDLTWELFRDTLIEQAEQGVDYFTIHAGVLLRYVPMTAKRVTGIVSRGGSIMAKWCLAHHKENFLYTHFEDICEIMKAYDVSFSLGDGLRPGSIADANDEAQFGELETLGELTKIAWKHDVQCMIEGPGHVPMQLIKENMDKQLECCDEAPFYTLGPLTTDIAPGYDHITSGIGAAMIGWFGCAMLCYVTPKEHLGLPNKDDVKTGIITYKIAAHAADLAKGHPGAQIRDNALSKARFEFRWEDQFNLGLDPDTARSYHDETLPKDSAKVAHFCSMCGPKFCSMKITQEVREYAANQRIEAVDVDVAQGMAEQAERFKQEGSQLYQKV